AACTCATAGCCTCTTTTCTCTAAAACCCGCAAGGAACCTAGAAACGCAAAAGCTTTAACTCCTCCTCCAGCAAACACAGCGTCAATTTTCACTAGAATCTCCTCCTGCCATCATGTTATGTATCAAAACATCGGCATATGTTTAAGGCAGTTAGGGTTTAGACAAAAATAGCACCAAAAAGCTATATAGCTTCTTGGTGCCTTTGTTAATTCTGCTTTGGTTCTTCTTCGTTTTTCTTTTGAACCTCACGTAACTCGTTAATTCGCTCTTGTTTCTCAGTAAAAAACTGAACAACATCACCAATTCGGTCAATGGCATCCCAACTAATATGATGTTCAATACCTTCAACGTCTTGATAGATATGCTCTTTGTCCACACCAATAATGGTCATAAACTCTTCAAGTAACTCATGTCGGTACACAAGCCTTTTTCCAATTTTGTTTCCTTTTGCAGTTAAAATTAATCCTCTATAACGCTCGTAGACAAGATATTCACTTTTATCTAACTTTTGGACCATTTTTGTAACGGAAGAAGGATGTACCTCAAGCGCCTCAGCAATATCCGATACTCTGGCATAGCCTTTCTCTTCAATTAATATATAAATTCGCTCCAGGTAATCTTCCATGCTTGGTGTAGGCATATGGTCCCCTCCAATTTATCAACGAA
The nucleotide sequence above comes from Alkalicoccobacillus plakortidis. Encoded proteins:
- the mntR gene encoding transcriptional regulator MntR, yielding MPTPSMEDYLERIYILIEEKGYARVSDIAEALEVHPSSVTKMVQKLDKSEYLVYERYRGLILTAKGNKIGKRLVYRHELLEEFMTIIGVDKEHIYQDVEGIEHHISWDAIDRIGDVVQFFTEKQERINELREVQKKNEEEPKQN